The stretch of DNA AATGCTGAGTATTTagtaacacacacatgcatacagcacacacacacacacacacacacacacacagtctctttTCTTCACTCAACATAAGGAGAGCATTtcctatattaaaatatattttaaaatgtctgttaCATGTTTTATGTCACACACACGTTAACCACACAAAGACAATAGAACATCAAAAATCAAAATGCTTTCACGTGCCCTCACACATGTGATCCTTATAATCCTGTGTGAGAAGCAGGGctggaaatattttcaacttccaGCTGAGAATGCAGAGCTCAGAGACAGGAAAAAGTTGGTTAAGATCATAGGCTTGAGGTACCAcataccagctgtgtgaccctgggcacaATAAAATTTGTGGAGTGTGAAGCTTGTATCATTTTAGGGGGTTCTccttaaggaaaataataaaaaatttacttgTGAAAATTTTAGTAATTTCATGTGATCTTGGAAGGGTCTGTGTTAAATGAGGAGCCCTGTAGCTTCATTTCATCTGCTTGGAGGCAAATCTGTCTCTGTTTTGGGCAAGTGActtatttttatctgtaaaatggggattaaaaAAGTACTTGCCTCTGAGTAGTTAGGAAGATTAAACAAGATACTGTATTGTAAAGCATTTGGTAAACTTCTTGGCACATAATAAGCGTTTAGTAAGTGTTACCTGTGATTactaattttattcaaaattatgtCATTGTGGCTGATGTCATCTGAGCTATTTCTCAGACTGAGCTATTCATATATACTTAAGAAAAGTATACTTTCAAGGCGCTATAACTTGGCTCACtcatttaataagcatttatagAGTTCCTGCTAGATGCTATGCACTGTGCTAGGCTCCAGTCTCAATTCGTTCTCACACGACACTCATTGGAAGCACATCTCAGGTATCCCCTCCTCTGGGAAGTCCTTCTAGGACCCTAAGCCGACTCACTACTACCCAGGCACTTACCTCGCTGTGTGACTGGATTTGGACATGACCAAGATTCAAGGAAAAGACACTCCCCTGCCCCTCTGCCACCTTGTTCATTTCAGTTCAGCATAATTGATACTTTTCACTGTGCCTATAATAAAATATGGAGGTGCTCAATAATCTTAAATGAGTTGACTGACAGTGTGTTTGTTTTCACGTGaagatttccatttcttttgcaAGCTATTTAATTTGCAAAAGCAAGCCAGCTGTGTGCAAAATAGTTTGAGACGTCTGGAAACAAGACAAGGTTGTCTTATTGTTGATCTTGTTTTtgtgtgacttttctttttctcattttatgacAACTGAAATTCTCCATTATATTGCCCGACCACATTCTGCAAGCTTCTCTCTTGTGCTAATAAAAAATAGTATGGCCACATCAGGAAGTCCTTAGGGAATGTGTTCTGTATCAGGAAAAGTAGTTAAGCTCTGGGGTCCTAAAGGAGCCTGGGAAAGTCTGAAACTACGGCGTTaggatgtattattttaaaaacagaactggACTTTGCAAGTTTTATGACATCTTGGCTTATGAAAGCCATTAACAGAGAACTAAAATTTCTGGATTGTTACTTTTATAATAGCAGTCAAGTGTCGCAAAATATCCTGACCAGTCCAGTAATGGATACAAGTAGAGAAGGCGAGAAGTAGCTGTGAGTAAAGCACCAACTACATTTGCTTAGTACCTGGGAATTTACTAGTTAGCTTTTGCCATCATTACCCGTCTCGCTAAAACAACCCTATGAGTTAGGTGGGAAGCTGGATGCTGGTCTCTGACACTGAGTAGCAGCTGGGGCTGGAAACTTGGTTTGTCACACATCATAACCGCTTCTCTCCCTCTCACCACCCTCCCATGCTCTCAGGAGTGCCTTCGATTTCGTGGGTATCTTCCATCTTCAGAAAAGCACGCTGACCTCTGCATACGTTTTACTCAAGTGTTCCCGTCTGTGAAGGGTGACCCAGGCAACATGAACATGGACACCTCATAATCGGCAGCTTTCCATGAATTCCTATGGTAAGGGGTTCAGCTTATCCTTCGTGTGGGTCAAGATGTATGATTTCATTGAACATTTGCACTTATAGGCAAATACAAGTCCTGCCGTTAGGATCTAGCAGGGAAGAATGACAGCTGTCACTTTGGTGAAATGTTGCATTCACCTTCCGGGTAATGACCCAGCAACCCCAGGGACTCCTCTGAAATATCCAATCCTCTAAGTTTAAACAAATTTCAGAATTAATCCATCTGAATTCTCATGATTGTAGATGCAAAAAGGAGGAGTTATGGCAGGTCTGAAAATACTAGTGGCCAAGCTCCTAGCAGAAGCAACCTCTCCCTACACCCCAGTACCCGTGCACAGCTCCTCATCAGCTGAGGAACTTTACCTTCATCATATTTGCTActtgaaacaaaaagaaacctcagTAGGCCCAATCCGAAGGCTATTAAATTCAGAGGAACAGAACTAAGAGGCGAGAAACCAGCCCGTCGTCTTAGCAAGATGGAAATGCTCCAAGGCCTTTCCAGTCTGCTTTCTGTTTACAAGCCTTGCGTGAGGCTGGGCCTCATCTCCCGCCCTCCCCAGCCAGGACCCCTTACTTAGAACCCTCCATCTCGGCAGAAACCTCATTCCCAAATTAGTTGGATTCCAAGTCCATAAACCGGGTCTAAAGAATACAGGAATTTCCTACTGGAGCTCTAAGAGGTGGCTTTCTCTGAGGACTCAGCACCATCCTCCCACCTGCCCGCCCGCCCCCACCCGCCGCTCCCCCGCCATCGAGCACTCCCTTTTAAGAACAACACCCCAGGCTCGGGGAAGCTGACGTAAACATCCTGAGGAAATAACCACTGTTAAGTGGCTTCTAAACCCATTTCCCCAAGGAAATAATCAGCACCTCTTTCCCAAGACAGCTCCAGGTGAGCCAGCATGGAAGGGAGCTGCACCTCCGCGTTCTCAAAAGTAAATGCGCTTGCAGAACTGTCTACTGATTCCTAAGCGCGCGCCCATCCACTGTcgcatttaatcctcccaacgaCCCACGAGGTGGAAAGGGCGGggattattttcatcattttacgGATGAGAACCCGAGGACCACAACGCTGGCTCCCTGCAGCCAGGGTCACGCAGGGCACACCTACGGGAGCCTCTGCCTTCGAGCCCTGGCCCGCCCCGCGGCACCACGAGGTCTCCCGAGTCAGCCCGTGTGCGGCGGCCGCCTGGCCTCATTGTCCTGGGAAGGCGTCCCGCTGTGCGGACGTTGGCCGGCTCTGCGAAACGCGGGCCACGCCACTCTGAGAACCGCCCGCCGCGGGACGCAAAGGGCGCGGCGAGCCAGGCGGCTCCCGGAACAAAGAACAGGAGAGCGTGCCGGGCCCGAAGGGGCGTTCGCCCTGGTGAACCGTGGAGGGGAATGCACGCGGAGAGGAGCAGCGCGCACCGCCCCGATCCGCCCCTCAAAGCCTCCTTCCCCCTGGGAGATCCGGGAGAGGGCGCAGCTCCTCGTCCTCGTCCGCCGGTCCCGTTGCAACCTCTCTCCGCCGCCACCCCCACCCCGAGAAACGCACAAAGAGCGGCCGGGCCACGAGCGCTCACCTCCCGTCGGGGCGGGGCCGTGGGCGGGGCTGGCGCGCGCTCCCCAGCTACGGCCTTAAAGGGCCCGCCCGCTCCTCGCGCTCAGTGCGCATGCCCGGCCGCGGGGCGAGGCGGGGAGGTACTGGGGAACAGCGGGCGCGCACGCCCTCGCCGCCTGCCGGCGTTGTGGCCTGCGTCCCCGCGGTGGCGGCGCGGCGCTCGTGCGCGTGTCAGAGCCCGCAGGGTCTCGGCCCGCGCGCCGGGCGTGTGCTGGACCCTGGTGCCATGCATTCCAGCGGTCGCCGGGGGCCGGGCGGGCCAGGCTCGCGCGGCAGCCAGCTTTTGGCTTTCCCATCCGCAGTTTCAAAGACAGTTGAGCGAAGTGCTGCCCAAGGAGACAGAAATGCGGGTGCgggtgcgcgcgcgcgcgcgcgggtGACAGTGTGGGCGGGCGTGTGCTTTTGTGTCTCGTGCGCTCCCGCGCAGGTGGACAACCCGCGCCGGGAGTCACTCTGCCCGTGCGCCCCAAGACCTAGAGTCCCATTTTCCGTGTCGGAGGGGGCGCAGTACGGACCCTTCTCCCAGGCGAAGCCTTGGCTCCAAGGGTGGTTTATTTGGAGCTACTAACGGGACTTTCTAAGGACCAGTCTTTTCGAGCCGGGCCCGAGGCATCAGAGTTGGGCGCGTTTTCTTTTCTCAAGTAGGCGAGGGAGGAGACTTGGGGACAATGATTGTCCTCGGCTGATAGGTACAGAGCAGTGTCCCGAGCCTGCCAGTCCCGCATTAGACAACAAAGAGAGGCGTTAGCGGCGGCGGGGGAGGGGCGCGGCCTGGAGGAGGACGGGGCGGGCTGCGGCGAgcgcgggggtggggggtggcgcTCTCTCTCCGCTAGCTCAACCCGCGGCCTCCTCCCGCCCCTGGCCTGGCGCGCGCCAATCGCCTCCCCCAGCGATAGTGTCAGTAGCATTGTAGTGTCAGCTCCCGCCGGTGACGTTGCGCCTCCCTCGTCCCCCTCCGGAGCCGTCTGGCTGCAGTGGTTCAGTCAAGAggcggggaggagaggaggaaaaagcGCTgagggcgggcgggcgggcgggagTGGAGGAGCCGGGGAGGGGCTCCTTAAAGAAACGCTGCTGTCGCTCGTCTGCTCGCTTTTCGCTCGGCATTGTGGCCAGCCAGCCGGGCACTCGGGGGGCACGCGCGGCCACGGCTCGagctctgcccccaccccacccgccAGCAGATCTGGGGTGGGGACCCAGGCGGGGGCTCCTGCAGCCACTGCCTGGTGCGGACTGCACGGAGCGACCCAGTCCTCCCGGCACCGAGGAAGAAGCAACGGAGCCCTCTGCAGCCGGCCGGCCTCCCCGCCCCTGACCACCCGCTTCCCGGCTGCCTTTGTGGCCGCAGCTTCTCGCCGCCGAGCCGAAGGCCGGCGGGGGCGCGGCGCGCACGGCCGGCCGAGCGATGCCCAGCTCGCTGTTTGCAGACCTGGAGCGCAACGGCAGCGGCGGCGGAGGGGGAGGAGGCGGCGGGGgaggcggcagcggcggcggagGGGGAGAGACCCTGGATGACCAAAGAGCCCTGCAGCTCGCTCTCGACCAGCTCTCTCTGCTGGGGCTCGACAGTGACGAGGGCGCCTCTCTGTACGACAGCGAACCGCGCAAGAAGAGCGTGAACATGACTGAGTGCGTGCCGGTGCCCAGTTCTGAGCATGTCGCCGAGATCGTGGGGCGGCAAGGTGAGTCGAGcggggatggggaggtgggggttggTGTAGGGTCTCAGGCCACTGCCTCACGGGGAGGGCGTGTGCTGTGTAGGGATCCGCGGCGTGGGGAGccttggggagagaggaagagtcGCGCGATGGGCCGGCGCCCCAGACAAAGAAAGTGCAAGCAGGCTGTCTCTCGGAGCCGCGGCGCTGCCCCGGCGGAATGCACTTTCTTCTGCTAAAATCACTGTCTTCTCCCCTAACGCCCCCCACCCAGCCCACCTCCGAAAAgacaatttaaatgtaagatgcCTGGGGGAGGGGGGCTTTGATCAGTCctttgggaggagggaggaggaggagtgagCATCGGATGGGAGGAGGATTCTGGATTTCTGCAAAGCGGAATGGAGCCCAGAGGAGGAACAATGGGTCCCGGGACTCAcaccccaccccctacccccaGTCCACCAGCGCTGAGGCTTCGCGGCAGCAGCTGCCTTCCCCGAGCCTCATCCCCCGGTCTTCTGGGCTGATGGTGCGTCCAGCTGGGTCCCAGCGGCATCTCCCCAGATGACTTTTCTGGGATTCTCGGGTTTGGTTCGGGACGACTACAGTCGCTGCGGGAGGGCCGGGTGGGTTCTGCTGCCCAGCCCGTGGCGCGGCCCGAGGTCAGTGAGGGAGACGCCCCCTTTCCGCCCATCTCTTGTCCTGTGGTCTCGCTGTCCTGGACGCGGGCTGTCCCCAATCTCCTCAGTTACCCCAGGATAATGGGCGTGTCTGTCTCTTTTTCCCACTCCCTCCTCCGCACCCTGGCTCCAAGGTTGTAAAATCAAAGCGCTGCGGGCGAAGACCAATACTTACATCAAGACCCCAGTTCGCGGGGAGGAGCCTGTCTTTGTTGTGACGGGCAGGAAGGAGGATGTGGCCATGGCTCGCAGGGAGATCATCTCCGCTGCCGAGCACTTCTCCATGATCCGCGCCTCGCGGAATAAGAACACTGCACTCAACGGCGCGGTGCCCGGGCCGCCCAACCTGCCTGGGCAGACCACCATCCAAGTGCGGGTGCCCTACCGCGTGGTGGGGCTCGTGGTGGGGCCCAAGGGCGCCACGATCAAGCGCATCCAGCAGCAGACGCACACATACATCGTTACGCCCAGCCGGGACAAGGAGCCGGTGTTCGAAGTGACCGGCATGCCGGAGAACGTGGACCGCGCTCGAGAGGAGATTGAGGCGCACATTGCTCTGCGTACTGGCGGCATCATTGAGCTCACAGACGAGAACGACTTCCACGCCAACGGCACCGATGTGGGCTTCGATCTGCATCATGGGTCCGGCGGGTCCGGCCCAGGCAGCCTCTGGAGCAAGCCCACCCCCAGCATCACGCCCACCCCTGGGCGCAAGCCCTTCTCCAGCTACCGCAACGACAGTTCCAGCTCGCTTGGCAGCGCTTCTACAGACTCCTACTTCGGCGGCGGGACCAGCGGCAGCACAGCCGCCACCCCGCGCCTGGCGGACTACAGCCCCCCCAGCCCCGCCCTGAGCTTTGCGCACAACGGAAACAACAATGGCAATGGGTACACCTACGCAGCAGAGGCCTCAGTGCCGTCCCCCGACGGCTGTCCCGAGCTGCAGCCCACTTTTGACCCAGCTCCCGCTCCCCCGCCTGGGGCACCACTTCTCTGGGCCCAGTTTGAGCGGTCCCCGGGAGGCGGACCTGCAGCTCCCGTAtcttcttcctgctcttcctccGCATCTTCATCAGCTTCATCCTCCTCCGTGGTCTTTCCCGGGGCTGGAGCCAGTGCGCCCTCCAACGCCAACCTGGGGCTGTTGGTGCACCGCCGGCTGCACCCTGGCACCAGCTGCCCGCGTCTGTCCCCGCCCTTGCACATGGCCCCGGGGGCGGGAGAGCACCACCTGGCTCGGCGGGTGCGCAGCGACCCAGGCGGAGGAGGCCTGGCCTACGCAGCCTATGCCAACGGGCTGGGGGCGCAGCTGCCTGGCTTGCAGCCATCGGACACGTCGGGCTCCTCGTCTTCGtccagctcctcctccagctctTCATCCTCTTCCTCTGGGCTTCGGCGTAAAGGCAGCCGCGACTGCTCTGTGTGTTTCGAGAGCGAAGTGATCGCCGCGCTGGTGCCCTGTGGCCACAACCTCTTCTGCATGGAGTGCGCCAACCGCATCTGTGAGAAGAGCGAGCCCGAGTGCCCGGTCTGCCACACCGCGGTCACTCAGGCCATCCGCATCTTTTCTTAAAGGCAGTGGGTGCTAGTGCGCACCGTGCTGGGGGAAGGGGGAATCCCTCCCATTCTCATTCCCCAGTGCTCGCCTGCCTCCCTGGTGCCCCACCttctcccccgcccccaccaacACTGAGATCCGAGAGGAGCTTAGAAAGCTGTAGTATccgctcattttttaaaatttaatttttgaacaaaGGAACTTGCCAGGATATCTGCATCAAGAGTACTGTAGCCTGGGAAACCTCTGAACACCTGAAATGCATGCTTTATAAATAATAGGAACGGCGACATTCTAGTAATGATAGTTTTTACACTGTACTTAATAGGAAGCTTCCAAAAGAAAACCCCAcaagttttccattttcttaaagtaggaaaaaatgaacagtaattatgatgatgaagatgatagtAGCGCTATGGGATGTGTGGACTGTTTAGTGTGTTCCCTTTGTGGGTGGATTCCTGATACCTATTATAGAACACAGTGGATCCTTTTTGAATGTTCGTGGAAGGGCCAGGAGTTCCTGTGAAACCAGGATACTGCAGctttattaaagttaaaaaagaaactgtAACGTATCTCTTATATATTAAAAAcgtttaaaagttttaaagagaaattgCATTAATACAGAttgaagtattttattcttttttgacttgaaaaattatatttcatattgCAAAGATGTTTACAAGTATTTTAATTTAAGTTCAGTGAACTTTTTTGTAGCTGggttaaatctttttattttagtatgGCCTTATGGCAAAGAacactgtattattttaataatcacaCAATTGTGACGGAATTACAAACCATAAAACGTGTAATGTTTTGAACAGTATTCTGTTGGGATGGAGATTTTATAGGTTCAGACAAATCTTTAGATCTGCTTCACCCAGCATATTTTCTATTCAGTGATACAAAgcatattttattctatattattACAAAAACGGAAATGTATAAACATGTCAAAAAGAACTGTTGATGCTTTCTAACATTTGTATAAATAGAATTCAGTGCAAGTTACAAAAATTCTGTTGCACCACTCTAGTTttagtatttctattttaatacatttgtttACCACTTGTTTATGTATATGTAGGTGACGTTACTTGAGCTTAAATGTACTTTACTGagcaaagtttaaaaaacaaagtatattttattttatgataaaggGCCTTTAACCTCATGGTCAAATACTAATATTATATTTGCTGAGACAAGATTTGAAATTGTAtcaagagttttatttttctgacatttaAAGTTCTACATAATAAAGGTAAAACTTAAGTAATGGTGCTACTtcattttttaagtatttctatataaataaaatattgaagaaaatctaTCTTGTGTGGTGACCTTTTTTTAAGCCTCTTGGAATCTAACTGTAAGGGATCACTTTTAATTGATGAGTTGAAGTTTGGCATTCCCAGCTACATTATTTATACTATGAATAGAAGGGATTTTCAAAACAGACCAGGGTTGTGTTTGGTTGGATGGGTGGTCATAGGTAAcagtattttttcaaaaaattgcaGGTATTTACTGTATCAGGGCCTCCTTCAGACATACAAGGCACCGTGCTTAAGGCCCATGATACTTTTAGGAGTTTAGGAAAgtgtttaatttcttaaaattagaaaaaggaataaaaatattcaaaaacttaATTTTCAATCCCccaaaacatttcattttgtctaaaacaagaaaacaaaatattgaagTATTTAAGGTTCTATATTAATGTGAGTGTTATTAttgaggaaggcagaaagggctGGGGAACCCAGCATGGACCCCTGAGAGGACAGCGGGTCTAAGGCTCTGTGCCTGCTCTGTGGCAGGGAGAAGTTGATTTGAGCTCTGTTGCGAGTTTCCACTGAAGGTCACTCCCTTGGGGAAGCCACAGAAGGAAGAAGGGATGACAGTTTCTGCTTGCAGAGGACCTTGCGGGATTTGAGAACTGGTCTTAATAGGCTTCTGCTTGTAGGG from Callithrix jacchus isolate 240 chromosome 6, calJac240_pri, whole genome shotgun sequence encodes:
- the MEX3B gene encoding RNA-binding protein MEX3B — its product is MPSSLFADLERNGSGGGGGGGGGGGGSGGGGGETLDDQRALQLALDQLSLLGLDSDEGASLYDSEPRKKSVNMTECVPVPSSEHVAEIVGRQGCKIKALRAKTNTYIKTPVRGEEPVFVVTGRKEDVAMARREIISAAEHFSMIRASRNKNTALNGAVPGPPNLPGQTTIQVRVPYRVVGLVVGPKGATIKRIQQQTHTYIVTPSRDKEPVFEVTGMPENVDRAREEIEAHIALRTGGIIELTDENDFHANGTDVGFDLHHGSGGSGPGSLWSKPTPSITPTPGRKPFSSYRNDSSSSLGSASTDSYFGGGTSGSTAATPRLADYSPPSPALSFAHNGNNNGNGYTYAAEASVPSPDGCPELQPTFDPAPAPPPGAPLLWAQFERSPGGGPAAPVSSSCSSSASSSASSSSVVFPGAGASAPSNANLGLLVHRRLHPGTSCPRLSPPLHMAPGAGEHHLARRVRSDPGGGGLAYAAYANGLGAQLPGLQPSDTSGSSSSSSSSSSSSSSSSGLRRKGSRDCSVCFESEVIAALVPCGHNLFCMECANRICEKSEPECPVCHTAVTQAIRIFS